From the Streptomyces syringium genome, one window contains:
- a CDS encoding class I SAM-dependent methyltransferase, whose translation MAEVRSRPGVSAATAARWVKRWEGQQQRYAVDREERFTVIADVVDHVTAGRPRPLVVDLGCGPGALAACLSRRLPHAEVLAVDADPLLLELGRTYYGPAVRYVEAVIGAPGWLRTLGLDRPLDAAVSTTALHYLGERTLRQVYRQLAALLRPGGILVNGDHLCQDAAKISRIATAVGRRWAERRAVLAHEDWQSWWTAMEADPELAPLLAERRTRPLPSSQGEDLTLSRHITLLREAGFEHAGAVWQFGNSHVLVAVR comes from the coding sequence ATGGCTGAGGTGCGCAGCAGGCCGGGCGTGAGCGCGGCGACGGCGGCACGCTGGGTGAAGCGTTGGGAAGGCCAACAGCAACGGTATGCGGTCGACCGCGAGGAACGCTTCACCGTGATCGCCGACGTGGTCGACCACGTCACGGCCGGCCGCCCGAGACCCCTGGTCGTCGACCTCGGCTGCGGCCCCGGAGCACTGGCGGCGTGCCTGTCGCGCCGCCTGCCGCACGCGGAAGTCCTCGCCGTCGACGCCGACCCGCTGCTGCTCGAACTCGGCCGCACCTACTACGGCCCCGCCGTCCGGTACGTCGAAGCGGTGATCGGCGCACCGGGCTGGCTCAGGACCCTCGGCCTGGACCGTCCCCTGGACGCGGCCGTCTCGACGACGGCACTGCACTACCTCGGCGAGCGCACCCTGCGGCAGGTCTACCGTCAGCTCGCCGCCCTGCTGCGCCCCGGCGGCATCCTCGTCAACGGCGACCACCTCTGCCAGGACGCCGCGAAGATCTCCAGGATCGCCACCGCCGTCGGGCGCCGCTGGGCCGAACGAAGAGCGGTGCTCGCCCACGAGGACTGGCAATCCTGGTGGACGGCGATGGAAGCCGACCCGGAGCTGGCTCCTCTCCTCGCCGAGCGCCGCACCCGCCCGCTCCCCAGCAGTCAGGGCGAGGATCTGACGCTCTCCCGCCACATCACGCTCCTGCGCGAGGCGGGATTCGAGCACGCCGGCGCGGTCTGGCAATTCGGCAACAGCCACGTCCTGGTCGCCGTCCGTTGA
- a CDS encoding pyridoxamine 5'-phosphate oxidase family protein: MPDKEPRAELDARYSDERATAVPWSDAVTRLAEAEVYWLTTVRPDGRPHVTPLIGVWADGALHFCTGAHERKAQNLRGNPHVVLTTGSNALREGYDLVVEGEAVRVGDEPRLRRLAGAWEAKYGAEWHFDVRDGVFVNPGAGEAVVFAVPPRTAFGFGKGEPYSQTRWRFS; the protein is encoded by the coding sequence ATGCCCGACAAGGAACCCCGCGCCGAACTGGACGCGCGCTACAGCGACGAGCGGGCGACGGCCGTGCCCTGGTCGGACGCCGTCACCCGGCTGGCCGAGGCCGAGGTGTACTGGCTGACGACCGTACGCCCCGACGGGCGACCGCACGTCACCCCGCTCATCGGGGTCTGGGCGGACGGCGCGTTGCACTTCTGCACCGGAGCGCATGAGCGGAAGGCGCAGAACCTGCGGGGCAACCCGCACGTCGTCCTCACCACCGGGTCCAACGCCCTGCGGGAGGGCTACGACCTGGTCGTCGAGGGCGAGGCGGTGCGGGTGGGAGACGAGCCCCGGCTGCGGCGGCTCGCCGGCGCGTGGGAAGCGAAGTACGGCGCGGAGTGGCACTTCGACGTACGGGACGGGGTGTTCGTCAATCCCGGCGCCGGTGAGGCCGTGGTCTTCGCGGTGCCCCCCCGGACGGCCTTCGGCTTCGGCAAGGGCGAGCCGTACAGCCAGACCCGCTGGCGCTTTTCCTGA
- a CDS encoding aminotransferase class V-fold PLP-dependent enzyme translates to MDRPLEDLRDWQRPLRAEFPIIVDHPDLAYLDSAATAQKPRAVLDAVQTYLTTSNANSGRGTYPWANATTTLVERTRDRVKEFLGDPAPDRSAVHFTSGTTEGLRTVARDWLPAVLTDGDEIVVPFADHQANLSPWLEARQLLARQGIHIAVRPLPYQESSGDYDPRALADIVGPRTRFVAATHVHHVYGGDMNVHRIRRVVGPEVPICLDAAQSVGHLPVSVADLDVDFLVFSGHKVLALPGSGAVWSRGTRGPRLRPGGWSGTPNTAGIAGLAAALDWLDAAGLDRIERWTVALAARLTDGLHRLSAYEVLGCPLSLPAGSPVQRRRSIVTFRHRGVNSNDLGFILFSHGFMVRSDGHCQAGAAGEEGSVRVSLHIHNTPEEIDALLSALAKLQ, encoded by the coding sequence ATGGACCGACCGCTGGAGGATCTGCGCGACTGGCAGCGTCCGCTGCGCGCCGAGTTCCCCATCATCGTGGACCATCCGGACCTGGCCTATCTGGACAGCGCGGCCACCGCGCAGAAGCCGCGGGCGGTCCTGGACGCCGTGCAGACGTACCTCACCACGTCCAACGCCAACTCCGGCCGTGGCACATACCCCTGGGCCAATGCCACGACGACGCTGGTGGAGCGGACCCGCGACCGGGTCAAGGAGTTCCTGGGCGACCCCGCCCCGGACCGCTCGGCCGTGCACTTCACCAGCGGTACCACCGAAGGGCTGCGCACCGTGGCCCGCGACTGGCTGCCCGCCGTCCTGACCGACGGCGACGAGATCGTGGTGCCCTTCGCCGACCATCAGGCGAATCTCTCGCCCTGGCTGGAAGCGCGGCAACTGCTGGCCCGCCAGGGGATCCACATCGCTGTTCGCCCCCTGCCGTACCAGGAGAGCTCGGGCGACTACGACCCGCGGGCGCTGGCGGACATCGTCGGCCCCCGCACCCGCTTCGTCGCCGCCACCCATGTGCACCACGTCTACGGCGGCGACATGAACGTCCACCGCATCCGCCGGGTGGTCGGCCCCGAGGTGCCGATCTGTCTGGACGCCGCGCAGAGCGTCGGCCATCTGCCGGTCTCCGTGGCCGATCTCGACGTGGACTTCCTGGTCTTCTCCGGGCACAAGGTCCTCGCCCTGCCGGGCTCCGGGGCGGTCTGGTCCCGTGGAACGCGCGGGCCGCGGCTCCGCCCCGGCGGGTGGAGCGGCACACCGAACACCGCCGGCATCGCCGGCCTGGCGGCCGCCCTCGACTGGTTGGACGCGGCGGGCCTGGACCGGATCGAACGATGGACCGTCGCCCTGGCCGCCCGGCTCACCGACGGCCTGCACCGGCTGTCCGCCTACGAGGTCCTGGGCTGTCCGCTGAGCCTGCCCGCAGGGTCCCCGGTGCAGCGGCGCCGGAGCATCGTCACCTTCCGGCACCGCGGGGTCAACTCCAACGACCTCGGGTTCATCCTCTTCAGTCACGGCTTCATGGTGCGGTCCGACGGCCACTGCCAGGCCGGGGCAGCAGGGGAAGAAGGGTCCGTGCGGGTGAGTCTGCACATCCACAACACCCCAGAAGAGATCGACGCGTTGCTCTCCGCCCTCGCTAAACTACAATGA